The following proteins are co-located in the Cryptococcus neoformans var. grubii H99 chromosome 1, complete sequence genome:
- a CDS encoding DNA mismatch repair protein MSH2: protein MPMYGNESTSAPKPLFDMDKDSEEKFVRFVERMPTKLDGMIRLFDRGDYYSAHGADAIFIANEVYRTTNVLKYLGSGSKPSSSSGSYARGLPSVTISMALTKAFLREALTTKQMRIEIYAPTGGVAPGSRKDHSKWEISKTASPGNLSQVEDLLFSDKDLTANAVSMAIRVVVKDGVNTVGVGFVDVQEKVVGVSEFVDDENFSNTESLLIQLGVKECVLQADEKRPELAKLRMLVEWCGVIVTDRKSSEFQTKNVEQDLNRLLDESHAGAALPEFDLKIAMSALSALINYLSLLSDLSLHGQLRLHRHDLSQYMKLDASALKALNLMPNPQELGGNRNMSIYGLLNRCKTSQGTRLLGRWLKQPLVNRHEIIQRQTMVEVFVEDSVNRQSIQTKYLKQMPDFHRISKKFHKRVAGLEDVVRVYQAVQLLPGLQEILENANTPELGARDLIEEIWLKPLREHIEKLVNYSSMVEDTIDLDELANHNYVILPTIDEDLQRFREELLNVRDQLDDEHRRVGNDLGLDIDKKLHLENHQVYKYSFRITKAEASLIRNKKEYIDLATQKSGTIFTTKTLKALSEEYFRLQELYEKQQRHLVKEVVSIASSYTPVLEMLDNLIAAVDVIVSMAHVSSEAPIPYVKPILTEKGTGDVVVLGARHPCLEVQDDIVFIPNDHEMRKGDSEFIILTGPNMGGKSTYIRQIGVIALMAQVGCFVPATEARLPIFDCILARVGAGDNQLKGVSTFMAEMLETATILRSATKDSLIIIDELGRGTSTYDGFGLAWAISEYIAEKIHCFCLFATHFHELTTLSEKNPHVKNLHVEALVKDKDGEGGGKERDITLLYQVKEGICDQSFGIHVAELANFPESVVKLAKRKAEELEDFGDDQTSAPSSKFSKTEINAGTDIVKEFLDTWKSRVSAAGSGGGADAEMAMSEDEMVQLLKDTAEEFKDRLEGNEWVKSLMSTY, encoded by the exons ATG CCTATGTATGGGAACGAATCCACCTCGGCGCCCAAGCCGCTTTTTGATATGG ACAAGGACAGCGAGGAAAAATTTGTTCGATTTGTGGAGCGCATGCCGACT AAATTGGACGGCATGATCAGGCTGTTCGACCGTGGG GATTACTACTCGGCTCACGGCGCCGACGCCATCTTCATTGCCAACGAAGTCTATAGAACTACGAACGTCCTCAAATACCTCGGCTCAGGCTCTAAgccctcgtcctcttctggATCATATGCTCGAGGATTGCCTTCTGTCACCATCTCCATGGCTTTGACCAAAGCGTTCCTCCGCGAGGCCCTTACAACCAAGCAGATGCGTATCGAAATCTACGCCCCCACGGGAGGAGTCGCTCCTGGAAGCCGAAAGGATCACTCCAAATGGGAGATTTCAAAGACAGCTTCACCTGGCAATCTGAGCCAAGTCGAAGATCTGCTGTTCAGTGACAAAGATCTGACAGCGAATGCGGTCTCAATGGCCATTAGGGTGGTGGTCAAGGACGGGGTAAATACTGTCGGTGTGGGTTTCGTGGATGTACAAGAAAAGGTGGTAGGAGTGTCCGAATtcgttgatgatgagaatTTTTCAAACACTGAG TCGCTATTAATCCAACTTGGTGTAAAGGAATGCGTATTGCAAGCAGATGAGAAGCGTCCAGAGCTGGCCAAATTAAGGATGTTGGTGGAGTGGTGTGGGGTCATCGTCACTGATCGCAAATCCA GCGAGTTCCAAACCAAGAATGTTGAACAGGACCTTAATCGTTTGCTGGACGAGTCTCATGCTGGTGCCGCTTTGC CGGAGTTTGACCTCAAAATCGCCATGTCTGCCCTATCAGCCCTTATCAATTACCTCTCACTTCTATCCGACCTCTCTCTCCATGGCCAACTCCGATTACATCGTCATGATCTCTCTCAGTACATGAAACTTGACGCGTCAGCCCTCAAGGCTTTGAACCTGATGCCAAATCCTCAAGAGCTGGGTGGTAACAGGAATATGAGCATATATGGATTGTTAAACAGGTGCAAGACTAGTCAAGGGACAAGGTTGTTGGGAAGGTGGCTGAAACAGCCTCTGGTGAATCGCCATGAGATTA TTCAAAGACAGACTATGGTTGAGGTTTTCGTTGAGGATTCTGTCAATCGCCAATCGATTCAAACAAAGTATCTCAAACAGATGCCTGACTTCCACAGAATCTCGAAAAAGTTCCACAAACGAGTGGCTGGATTGGAAGACGTTGTCAGAGTGTACCAAGCTGTGCAGCTG CTGCCTGGTTTGCAGGAAATCCTCGAAAATGCCAACACTCCAGAACTAGGGGCTAGAGACCTTATTGAGGAGATTTGGCTCAAGCCTTTACGC GAACATATTGAAAAACTTGTAAACTACTCTTCCATGGTAGAAGACACCATCGATCTTGACGAACTTGCCAATCACAATTATGTGATACTTCCTACTATCGATGAGGATCTTCAGAGATTCAGAGAAGAGTTGTTAAACGTGCGAGATCAACTTGATGATGAACACAGGCGAGTTGGGAATGATCTGGGTCTGGATATCGACAAGAAGCTTCATTTGGAGAACCATCAAGTTTATAAGTACTCCTTCAGGATTACCAAGGCG GAGGCTAGCCTCATTCGTAACAAGAAGGAATATATTGACCTCGCTACCCAAAAGTCTGGTACCATATTCACCACTAAGACCCTCAAGGCGTTGAGCGAGGAGTACTTCAGATTGCAGGAACTGTACGAGAAGCAGCAGAGGCACCTTGTTAAGGAGGTCGTTTCAATCGCTT CCTCGTACACACCAGTTTTGGAAATGCTGGATAACTTGATTGCAGCTGTCGACGTCATTGTCAG TATGGCTCACGTCTCTTCTGAGGCTCCCATCCCTTATGTCAAGCCCATCTTGACTGAAAAAG GCACCGGCGATGTCGTTGTTCTAGGCGCCCGTCATCCTTGTCTTGAAGTTCAAGACGATATTGTCTTTATCCCTAATGATCATGAGATGCGCAAGGGTGATTCCGAATTTATCATTCTTACTGGACCGAACATGGGTGGTAAATCGACGTACATTCGACAGATTGGTGTCATTGCCCTTATGGCTCAGGTTGGATGTTTTGTGCCCGCCACAGAAGCTCGGTTACCCATCTTTGACTGTATCCTTGCGAGGGTTGGTGCTGGGGACAACCAATTGAAGGGAGTCAGTACATTCATGGCAGAGATGTTGGAAACAGCGACCATCTTGAGA TCTGCTACCAAAGATTCTTTGATCATCATCGATGAGCTCGGTCGAGGTACATCTACATACGATGGTTTTGGTCTTGCTTGGGCGATATCAGA ATACATTGCCGAAAAGATCCACTGCTTCTGTCTCTTCGCAACCCACTTCCACGAGCTTACCACCCTTTCTGAAAAGAACCCTCATGTTAAGAATTTGCACGTTGAAGCCCTGGTCAAAGacaaagatggagaagggggtgggaaggaaagggacaTTACATTGCTGTACCAAGTCAAAGAAGGTATCTGTGATCAAAGTTTTGGTATCCATGTGGCCGAGTTGGCAAACTTTCCTGAGAGTGTCGTAAAG CTCGCCAAGCGTAAAGcggaagagctggaagattTTGGAG ACGACCAAACCTCAgctccatcatccaagTTTTCAAAGACCGAAATCAATGCTGGTACAGACATCGTCAAAGAGTTCCTCGACACCTGGAAGTCTCGCGTCTCTGCCGCtgggagtggaggaggggcgGATGCTGAGATGGCCAtgagtgaagatgagatggttCAGTTGTTGAAGGATACTGCGGAAGAATTTAAGGACCGATTGGAAGGGAACGAGTGGGtgaagagcttgatgaGCACGTACTAG
- a CDS encoding large subunit ribosomal protein L29 produces MASSSSKIRAFELQSKSKQDLLEQLTELKTELASLRVQKIAGGSASKLTKINTVRKSIARVLTVINQKQRQNLREFYKKSKYLPLDLRYKKTRAIRRRLTTKEASAITEKQHKKNVHFPKRKIALKA; encoded by the exons AtggcctcttcttcatccaagaTCCGAGCCTTCGAGCTCCAGTCCAA GAGCAAGCAGGACCTTTTGGAGCAGCTTACCGAGCTCAAGACTGAGCTTGCCTCTTTGAGGGTGCAGAAGATCGCCGGTGGCTCTGCTAGCAAGTTGACCAAGAT CAACACTGTCCGCAAGTCCATTGCCCGAGTCCTCACTGTCATCAACCAGAAGCAGAGGCAAAACCTCAGGGAGTTCTACAAGAAGTCCAAGT ACCTCCCCCTTGACCTCCGATACAAGAAGACCCGTGCCATCCGACGACGATTGACTACCAAGGAGGCTTCTGCTATCACCGAGAAGCAGCACAAGAAGAACGTTCACTTCCCCAAGAGGA AGATCGCCCTCAAGGCTTAA
- a CDS encoding UV excision repair protein Rad23 gives MVKITFKTVQNKLFTVDAQGSDTVADLKKKIQETQTFPVENQKLIYSGKILNDASSVESLKIKEKDFLVVMVSRPKATPAATPAAPATPAAPSTPAPAAAASEEASVANPAVPAPSAPSAESAPAPASAPAAEPAQSSAVESGLGGSFVTGPALQAAIDGMVEMGFERDQVIRALRASFNNPDRAVEYLMSGNIPSVEGTAPAAPAPAAPSTPSAAAAPAQPAVPSEPAAQPAASAPPASAGGSADNLFAAAEAAMNRDRGVPAAAGAPGLPGAGAGMPGGMGGGDQLSAIRQMVQQNPAMIQPLLQQIATEHPELAQLIAQNPEALYELLGGGGGEGDDDDEFGEGPVMRVNLTQEEAAAVERLEALGFDRQTVLQAYMLCDKNEELAANFLFENMEEDQ, from the exons ATGGTCAAGATCACTTTCAAGACTGTCCAGAACAAG CTGTTCACTGTCGACGCCCAAGGTTCCGATACC GTTGCCGAtctgaagaaaaagattCAGGAGACTCAGACTTTCCCCGTTGAGAACCAGAAGCTCATCTACTCCG GAAAGATCCTTAATGATGCGTCTTCCGTTGAATCactcaagatcaaggagaaggactTTTTGGTAGTGATGGTTTCTAGG CCCAAAGCTACCCCTGCGGCCACTCCTGCTGCTCCTGCGACCCCTGCTGCTCCTTCCACCCCTGCTCCCGCTGCCGCTGCTTCTGAAGAAGCATCTGTTGCAAACCCCGCCGTTCCTGCTCCCTCTGCTCCCTCTGCCGAAtcagctcctgctcctgccTCTGCCCCTGCCGCTGAGCCCGCTCAATCATCTGCTGTTGAGTCTGGATTAGGTGGCTCTTTCG TCACTGGACCTGCCTTGCAAGCTGCCATTGATGGTATGGTTGAGATGGGCTTCGAGCGTGACCAGGTTATCCGGGCTTTGAGAGCAAGCTTTAATAACCCTGACCGAGCTGTGGAGTACCTCATGAGC GGCAACATTCCTTCTGTTGAAGGTACCGCTCCTGCTGCCCCCGCCCCTGCTGCTCCCTCAACTCCTTCTGCAGCCGCCGCCCCCGCTCAACCTGCCGTTCCTTCCGAACCAGCTGCTCAGCCCGCTGCCAGCGCTCCACCTGCTTCCGCAGGCGGAAGTGCTGACAACCTCTTTGCTGCCGCTGAAGCTGCCATGAACCGTGATCGAGGAGTtcccgctgctgctggcgCCCCTGGCCTTCCTGGAGCTGGTGCCGGTATGCCCGGCGGTATGGGCGGTGGCGATCAGCTCAGCGCTATCCGTCAAATGGTCCAACAGAACCCTGCCATGATccagcctcttctccaacaaaTTGCGACTGAACATCCAGAACTTGCTCAGCTTATCGCGCAAAACCCTGAGGCCCTCTATGAGCTCctcggtggtggtggtggtgaaggtgatgatgacgacgagTTTGGAGAAGGGCCCGTGATGAGGGTGAATCTGACACAGGAGGAGGCTGCTGCGGTTGAGAGG CTCGAAGCACTCGGGTTCGACCGTCAAACAGTGCTTCAGGCATACATGCTTTGCGACAAGAACGAAGAATTGGCTGCTAACTTTCTGTTTGAGAAcatggaggaggatcaaTAA
- a CDS encoding phosphoglycerate dehydrogenase: MSIPIPDRNRRQSVSASDPPNHIPIPANTRGIPVSSFAPHSPPTGTSPRASSFSFSTSPSTSYLRNASGAFQGIARQLTAFLPPDYPTQEGHEKRQGKTKVLLLENINLDAADYLKSQGYEVDHVTKAYTEEELIAKLPNYHAIGIRSKTKITAKVIDANPQLLVIGCFCIGTNQVDLEHAAKRGIAVFNSPFSNSRSVAELVISEIIALSRQIIDRTHEMRAGIWNKLSKNCWEIRGKTLGIVGYGHIGSQLSVLAEAFGMSVIYFDVVPIMPLGSARQVDTLEDLLSRADFITLHVPEIPDTIGMMGAEQFSQMKKGAFFINNARGKVVDLSALCDALESDHLAGAAVDVFPKEPGSNGPGFNETLGDFIPRLRKIPNLILTPHIGGSTEEAQRAIGTEVSNALTRYLNYGTTIGAVNFPEVDLRAITAADERHIRVCHVHKNEPGVLRGINNILADHNIEKQFSDSKDDIAYLMADISGVGQEEVEGLYSAIKNTRSNILTRLLY, encoded by the exons ATGTCCATCCCTATCCCAGACAGAAACAGAAGACAGTCCGTCTCCGCCTCCGACCCCCCAAACCA CATCCCTATCCCTGCCAACACCCGTGGCATTcccgtctcttctttcgcccCCCATTCTCCGCCCACTGGCACTTCTCCTCGcgcttcctccttctctttctctacctctccttcaactAGCTACCTCAGAAATGCCTCTGGTGCCTTTCAGGGTATTGCCCGACAATTGACcgctttccttcctcctgatTATCCCACACAAGAGGGTCACGAGAAGAGGCAGGGCAAGACCAAGGTCTTGCTTTTGGAAAACATCAACTTGGACGCCGCCGACTACTTGAAGAGCCAAGGCTACGAG GTTGATCACGTCACCAAGGCCTAcactgaagaagaactcATTGCCAAGCTCCCCAATTACCATGCCATCGGTATCCGATCAAAAACTAAAATCACTGCCAAGGTCATTGACGCCAACCCCCAACTCTTGGTCATCGGCTGTTTCTGTATCGGTACCAACCAAGTCGATCTTGAGCACGCCGCCAAGCGAGGTATTGCCGTTTTTaactctcccttctccaattCCCGTTCAGTTGCTGAGCTCGTCATCTCCGAGATCATCGCTCTTTCTAGACAAATCATCGATCGAACCCACGAGATGCGAGCCGGTATCTGGAACAAGCTCTCCAAGAACTGTTGGGAAATTCGAGGCAAGACCCTTGGTATTGTCGGCTACGGTCACATTGGTTCTCAGCTTTCTGTCCTTGCCGAGGCGTTTGGTATGTCCGTCATCTACTTCGACGTCGTCCCTATCATGCCTCTCGGTTCAGCCCGCCAGGTCGACACCCTTGAGGATCTCCTTTCCAGGGCTGATTTCATCACTTTGCATGTCCCCGAAATCCCTGACACCATTGGTATGATGGGTGCCGAGCAATTTTctcagatgaagaagggtgctttcttcatcaacaacgcCCGAGGCAAGGTTGTCGACCTCTCTGCTCTCTGTGACGCCCTCGAGTCCGACCACCTCGCCGGTGCTGCCGTTGATGTCTTCCCCAAGGAGCCCGGATCCAACGGTCCCGGCTTTAACGAGACTCTCGGTGACTTCATCCCTAGACTCCGAAAGATCCccaacctcatcctcactccTCACATCGGTGGTTCCACCGAGGAAGCTCAGCGAGCCATCGGCACTGAAGTTTCCAACGCTCTTACTCGATATCTCAACTATGGTACTACCATCGGTGCTGTCAACTTCCCCGAAGTCGACTTGCGTGCCATCACTGCTGCCGACGAGAGACATATTAGGGTCTGCCATGTTCACAAGAATGAGCCTGGTGTTTTGAGGGGTATCAACAACATCCTTGCGGACCACAACATCGAGAAGCAATTCTCCGACTCCAAGGATGACATTGCGTACTTGATGGCCGACATCAGCGGCGtcgggcaagaagaagttgagggGTTGTATTCGGCGATCAAGAACACCAGGTCAAACATTTTGACCAGATTGCTTT ACTAA
- a CDS encoding U3 small nucleolar RNA-associated protein 15, translating to MEFLPLRTLPAPPRQQSTTNPHSRHFHSFRHPLFIKHPAAITHIHFCPTKPHRYAVTSSTRVLIYAPKTGKVVKTITRFKDTARSGEFRKDGKLVVAGGDDGVVQVFDVNSRAILRTMKEHNQPVRVAHFSPHLPQILSASDDTTVKLWDLSTQACLSTFSSHTDYVRSAIFSPSDPSLILSASYDSTIRLHDVRLPDDEANVITMRHGGAPVEDILAFPSGGVAVSVGGPILRVWDLAMAGKCVRALSNHQKTVTSVAFDGTKGRVLTGGLDNMVKVYDVEDWKVVHTMRYPAPVLSLAVSPDDTHIAAGMTDGTLSVRRRDPKASELGASSAQETAIKGGAYEYFADMEAIFGTGHIKAKGKDLGPVVGPADEFRVETRRQKRLRDFDKYLKSFKYSAALDAGLHKNVKPTTAFALIQELVHRDALRIALSGRDDVTLEPILNFLARNVTDPRFGEMAAQVVGIIIDIYTPILGQSPILDEMLGKIQTRVERELSFQRELMKLRGALDMTLSQAALGRVEA from the exons ATGGAGTTTCTGCCGCTGCGCACCCTCCCAGCACCCCCACGACAACAATCAACAACTAATCCTCACTCTAGACACTTTCACTCTTTTCGACAccccctcttcatcaaacaCCCGGCTGCCATCACCCATATCCATTTCTGCCCAACAAAACCACATCGATATGCTGTGACATCTTCTACAAGAGTGTTGATCTATGCACCGAAGACCGGAAAGGTGGTAAAGACTATCACTAGGTTCAAGGACACTGCTCGGAGTGGAGAATTTAGGAAAGATGGCAAATTAGTAGTTGCTGGTGGAGAcgatggtgttgttcaGGTCTTCGACGTGAACAGTCGAGCAATCTTAAGAACGATGAAGGAGCATAATCA ACCCGTTCGAGTTGCCCACTTCTCCCCACACCTTCCCCAAATCCTCTCCGCTTCCGACGATACTACTGTAAAGCTCTGGGACTTGTCCACGCAAGCATGCCTCTCCACCTTTTCATCCCACACCGACTACGTTAGATCGGcaatcttctccccttccgaCCCTTCCCTGATACTCTCTGCATCTTATGATTCCACCATTCGGCTACACGACGTCCGACTGCCAGACGACGAGGCTAATGTTATTACTATGCGACATGGTGGTGCTCCCGTGGAGGATATCTTGGCGTTCCCCAGTGGAGGTGTGGCTGTCAGCGTCGGAGGACCTATATTGAGAGTTTGGGATCTTGCAATGGCAGGCAAGTGCGTGCGAGCATTGTCCAATCACCAAAAGACCGTTACCTCAGTTGCCTTTGATGGTACAAAAGGGCGAGTCTTGACAGGTGGTCTCGACAACATGGTCAAGGTCTACGACGTTGAAGACTGGAAGGTTGTTCACACCATGCGTTACCCTGCCCCCGTCTTGTCTCTTGCCGTTTCCCCTGATGACACACACATCGCAGCTGGCATGACTGACGGTACCCTTTCCGTTCGTCGGCGAGACCCCAAGGCTTCTGAGCTCGGCGCGTCCTCAGCACAGGAAACAGCTATCAAAGGCGGAGCATATGAGTACTTTGCAGATATGGAGGCAATCTTCGGGACAGGACACATTAAGGCTAAGGGGAAAGATTTGGGACCAGTGGTTGGGCCGGCAGATGAATTTAGGGTTGAGACAAGACGGCAAAAGAGGCTGAGGGACTTTGACAAGTATTTGAAGTCATTCAAGTACTCTGCCGCTCTTGACGCGGGATTACACAAGAATGTGAAGCCCACCACTGCATTCGCTTTGATCCAGGAGTTGGTTCACCGTGATGCTCTTCGGATAGCTCTTTCCGGGCGAGACGATGTTACACTTGAACCGATTCTCAACTTTTTGGCGAGGAACGTCACAGACCCTCGATTCGGTGAGATGGCGGCGCAGGTCGTCGGTATCATCATTG ATATCTACACGCCAATCCTTGGCCAATCGCCTATTCTCGATGAAATGCTAGGCAAGATTCAGACACGGGTTGAGAGGGAGTTGAGTTTCCAGAGGGAGTTGATGAAGTTAAGAGGAGCGCTGGATATGACATTGTCACAGGCCGCTTTAGGGAGAGTCGAGGCTTAG
- a CDS encoding immunoreactive mannoprotein MP88, which translates to MISKVAVGAAAALMAGVANVNAQVTATGTMGPTNPPEPTLGTPINQTSYARLLSLNAIDDFCLFAPPVPNSVIGETEAEEVAWCVQPRNNARVIPDGVLTAVHFVKTPLYWQIQGFGDFTHLNIQSGDEGGELDPHGATGLGNPVGGNVTTNATGSDVSYEEWMNYMAADQFCLRICISENSTYSAANECQHTLDEMGCSWVMPGDYTADSFTECDGDSAYPPGWYILGNGSTSTFQQRYTGTFTGADGSLGTWTQGETVTPQSAYSTPASSNCKTYTSVGNGIASLALSNAGSVNSTASATNSSSGGSSAAATRSSSSGSSAGSGSGSAVAGSTAAASSSGESSSSTSAAMSSFNGISYGTAMAVVALVAGAGSFLL; encoded by the exons ATGATCTCCAAGGTTGCTGTCGGCGCTGCTGCCGCCCTCATGGCCGGTGTG GCCAACGTCAACGCTCAGGTCACCGCCACAGGTACCATGGGTCCCACCAACCCCCCTGAGCCTACTCTTGGTACTCCCATCAACCAGACCTCTTATGCCCGATTGCTCTCGCTTAACGCCATTGACGATTT CTGTCTTTTTGCTCCCCCCGTGCCCAATTCTGTGATTGGTGAGACGGAGGCTGAGGAGGTCGCCTGGTGTGTCC AGCCCCGAAACAATGCCCGAGTCATCCCTGATGGTGTCCTTACCGCCGTCCACTTTGTCAAGACTCCCCTCTACTGGCAAATCCAGGGTTTCGGTGACTTCACCCATCTTAACATTCAGAGCGGTGACGAGGGAGGTGAGCTTGACCCCCACGGTGCTACTGGTCTTGGTAACCCCGTCGGTGGTAACGTCACCACTAACGCGACTGGTTCGGACGTTTCTTATGAGGAGTGGATGAA CTACATGGCTGCCGACCAGTTCTGTCTCCGAATCTGTATCTCTGAGAACTCTACCTACTCTGCTGCCAATGAATGCCAGCACACTCTTGACGAGATGGGATGCAGCTGGGTCATGCCCGGTGACTACACTGCCGACTCTTTCACTGAGTGTGACGGTGATTCTGCCTACCCTCCCGGTTGGTACATCCTTGGCAACGGCTCCACCTCTACCTTCCAGCAGCGATACACTGGTACGTTTACCGGCGCCGACGGATCTTTGGGTACTTGGACCCAGGGTGAGACTGTCACTCCTCAGAGCGCCTACTCTACTcctgcctcttccaactGTAAGACCTACACCTCTGTCGGCAACGGTATCGCCTCTCTTGCTCTTTCCAACGCCGGCTCTGTCAACTCTACTGCCTCGGCTaccaactcttcttccggcgGCTCTTCTGCCGCTGCTACccgctcttcctcttccggcAGCTCTGCTGGTTCTGGCTCTGGTTCTGCCGTTGCTGGCTCTACCGCtgctgcctcttcctctggcgAGAGCTCTAGCTCTACTTCTGCCGCCATGTCCTCTTTCAACGGTATCAGCTACGGGACTGCCATGGCTGTCGTCGCCCTCGTCGCCGGTGCGGGCTCCTTTTTGCTTTAA